One genomic region from Solidesulfovibrio fructosivorans JJ] encodes:
- a CDS encoding CdaR family protein — protein MKPNWQYLLLAFAMALFCWYLVTGREKVDTWMTMRVEMTGAPEGLYIKSGMVGSVDVLVRGPRGVARRIEDNQLVYNLNLGKIAPGKNLVVFDAKNIPLPKVYEVVEIRPSRLELEVEKRVAKKVPVKVVLRSPVPEGYTMTGVRVTPDAVRLTGPASKISGMTQVRTQPVTVPSPAPGRFEERVALDVPEDVDASPVAVDVSMGFVGKESEVTLRAPLTLVPPKGREITASPAAVTLRIKGPAALLSDKAFAGLVEASLELKPDIEPGKYIASYRVKMPQGCELIEAKPEKVTLTVK, from the coding sequence ATGAAACCGAACTGGCAATACCTGCTTTTGGCCTTTGCCATGGCCCTTTTCTGCTGGTACCTCGTCACCGGCCGGGAAAAGGTCGACACCTGGATGACCATGCGGGTGGAGATGACCGGCGCTCCAGAGGGGCTCTACATCAAGAGCGGCATGGTCGGCTCCGTGGACGTGCTGGTGCGCGGTCCCCGGGGCGTGGCCCGCCGCATCGAGGACAACCAGCTCGTCTACAACCTGAACCTCGGCAAGATCGCCCCGGGAAAGAACCTCGTCGTTTTCGACGCCAAGAACATCCCCCTGCCCAAGGTTTACGAGGTGGTGGAGATCCGGCCGTCGCGGCTGGAGCTTGAGGTGGAAAAGCGGGTGGCCAAGAAGGTGCCGGTCAAGGTGGTGCTGCGTTCCCCCGTGCCCGAGGGCTATACCATGACCGGGGTCAGGGTGACGCCGGATGCCGTGCGCCTGACCGGACCGGCCTCCAAAATCAGCGGCATGACCCAGGTGCGCACCCAGCCGGTGACCGTGCCGAGCCCGGCTCCCGGGCGTTTCGAGGAACGGGTGGCCCTTGACGTTCCCGAAGATGTGGACGCCTCGCCCGTGGCCGTGGATGTGTCCATGGGCTTTGTCGGCAAGGAGTCCGAAGTCACGCTGCGGGCTCCGCTGACGCTCGTGCCGCCCAAGGGGCGCGAGATCACGGCCAGCCCGGCGGCGGTGACCCTGCGCATCAAGGGGCCGGCGGCGCTGTTATCCGACAAGGCCTTTGCCGGCCTGGTCGAGGCCTCGCTGGAGTTGAAGCCGGATATCGAACCGGGTAAATATATAGCTTCATACCGGGTCAAGATGCCCCAGGGCTGTGAGCTGATCGAGGCCAAGCCCGAGAAGGTGACGCTGACCGTGAAATAA
- the folP gene encoding dihydropteroate synthase, with protein sequence METNVNPIWRLGRGLALDCSANRIAGIVNVTPDSFSDGGRHADTASAVAHGLRLAAAGADMLDVGGESTRPGAASVSLGEEIRRVAPVVSGLLRALPDALVSVDTFKAGCAAAAIEAGAVVINDISACAFDAELTDVLIDRKPGYVLMHCQGRPRSMQEAPRYGDVVEDILAFFEAHLARLARAGLPEEHIVLDPGIGFGKRLEHNLAILRRLDRFLVFGRPLYMGLSNKAFLGAVLGLPVGQRGQATAVASALCAARGARIHRVHDVAGVGQALRLAAAMAA encoded by the coding sequence ATGGAAACGAACGTTAACCCGATATGGCGGCTGGGCCGGGGGCTTGCCCTCGACTGCTCGGCCAACCGCATCGCCGGCATCGTCAACGTCACCCCGGATTCCTTCTCCGATGGCGGCAGGCATGCCGATACGGCGTCAGCCGTGGCCCACGGGCTGCGGCTGGCCGCCGCGGGCGCGGACATGCTCGATGTCGGCGGGGAATCCACCCGTCCGGGGGCCGCTTCCGTGTCCCTGGGCGAGGAAATCCGCCGGGTCGCGCCCGTGGTGTCGGGCCTTTTGCGCGCGCTGCCGGACGCCCTCGTGTCCGTGGACACCTTCAAGGCCGGCTGCGCCGCCGCCGCCATCGAGGCCGGAGCGGTCGTCATAAACGACATCTCGGCCTGCGCCTTCGATGCGGAACTGACGGACGTGCTTATCGACCGCAAGCCCGGCTATGTGCTCATGCACTGCCAGGGGCGGCCCCGCAGCATGCAGGAGGCTCCGCGCTACGGCGACGTGGTCGAGGATATCCTGGCCTTTTTCGAGGCGCACCTGGCCCGGCTCGCGCGGGCCGGCCTGCCCGAGGAGCACATCGTCCTCGATCCGGGCATCGGCTTCGGCAAGCGCCTGGAGCACAATCTGGCCATCCTGCGCCGGCTGGACCGCTTCCTTGTCTTCGGGCGGCCCCTCTACATGGGGCTGTCCAACAAGGCCTTTTTAGGGGCCGTTCTCGGTCTGCCGGTGGGGCAACGCGGCCAGGCTACCGCTGTGGCCTCGGCCCTGTGCGCCGCCCGTGGCGCGCGCATCCATCGGGTGCACGACGTGGCCGGGGTGGGGCAGGCCCTGCGCCTGGCCGCCGCCATGGCCGCCTGA
- the cdaA gene encoding diadenylate cyclase CdaA, with protein sequence MSLAFLDNIHLSWTEVLDIGLVTYLFYRGLILIHGTRAVSVLHGFLLICILYYLSGEFGLNTLHWLLTNFLGSIFLVIIILFQADIRKALSSVGAWGFFRPRRREAMTEAALDACVLAVFQMARTKTGALIVFERRVPLGDWIERGVELYSRMSRELLGTIFFPDTPLHDGAVIVQGETIAAAGCILPLIAGVPLDASLGTRHRAALGITEETDALAVVVSEERGVVSVAEGGKLISPVDERTLKNMLWNLFAKRV encoded by the coding sequence ATGTCCCTTGCCTTTCTCGATAATATCCACCTGTCCTGGACCGAGGTCCTGGACATCGGGCTTGTCACCTACCTCTTCTACCGCGGGCTCATCCTCATCCACGGCACCAGGGCTGTGTCCGTGCTCCACGGTTTCCTGCTCATCTGCATTCTCTATTACTTGTCCGGGGAATTCGGGCTCAATACCCTGCATTGGCTCCTCACCAACTTCCTGGGCTCGATCTTCCTGGTCATCATCATTCTGTTCCAGGCCGACATCCGCAAGGCGCTCTCGAGCGTCGGGGCCTGGGGCTTTTTCCGTCCCCGAAGGCGCGAGGCCATGACCGAGGCGGCGCTTGACGCCTGCGTGCTGGCCGTTTTCCAGATGGCCCGCACCAAGACCGGGGCGCTGATCGTCTTCGAGCGCCGGGTGCCCCTTGGCGACTGGATCGAGCGCGGCGTGGAGCTTTACTCCCGCATGAGCCGGGAACTGCTCGGCACCATCTTTTTCCCGGACACGCCCCTGCACGACGGCGCGGTCATCGTCCAGGGCGAGACCATCGCCGCCGCCGGCTGCATTTTGCCGCTCATTGCCGGCGTGCCCCTCGACGCTTCCCTCGGCACCCGCCACCGGGCGGCGCTCGGCATCACCGAGGAGACCGACGCCCTGGCCGTGGTCGTGTCCGAGGAGCGCGGCGTGGTGTCCGTGGCCGAGGGCGGCAAGCTTATTTCCCCGGTGGATGAGCGCACGCTCAAAAACATGCTTTGGAATCTTTTCGCCAAACGCGTATGA